A stretch of DNA from Desulfovibrio litoralis DSM 11393:
TTGCTGTATGCAGAGTCTTTTGGATCTATTTCGATTAGCAAAACAAGCTCTTTTGAGAGAAAATCTTCATTTGTGTTGTTCACTGCTCTGAAACCTATTCTTTGATCTTTAGAAAAAGAATGTTTAGACAGAATCTTTCGCCATGTTTTATTTTTTGCCTCAGGGACAAAGCTTTTCACGGAAGAGCCGAGGAAATTGTTTACGAGTTTAAGTTCTTCTGTGGTTTCATTTGGGTGTAACCTATTTTGGTTGATGTAATACAAACAAACAAGCCCGGAAAACACAAGTAAAATGGTAAAGAGATATTTTGCTGTACTACTCATTAATTCCTCTAATAAAATCTCAAACTTTATTGCACAGACTCTAACACAAGGTTGGGCAAGCTAAGCTCATAACTTTTGTTCCAGAGTTTTCCCGTAACAAAAAGTTTTTGTTTTTCTTTATTCCAAGCGATTCCGTTTAATACCGACGACTCGGCGTTCCAATACATATTATGTTTGTTTTCATTACATTGTTCTTTAAACAGGTCTTGACAATCAAGCCAAGCCATAACGGGTACAAAACCGTCTTTACCGACGTTATTGGGGTCTATTATTGCGATTTTGTTGCTTTTCCAGATATTTGCAAAAATATAACCGTTAATAAATTCCAGCTCATTCAAACAATCAACAGGTTTTTTGTCTTTGGGGTCATAAACGGTAATTTGTTTAATTTGTTCCCAATCAAAGTTTTTATGAACTTTCATTAGTCTTAAAGTCGCTGAACCGTCGCTATACCATAACAATGGTTTTGTGTTGTCTAAATCTGCATTGCATATACCCCAACCTTCGCCGCTTAACGGTTTGGTTTCAATTATTTTAAGGGTTTTGGGGTCTATAATAAAACGTACTTTATCTTGCCAGGTTAAAAGGTGAATATGTCCGTTAAGTTCTGTTCCGCCTTCTGCAAAATATTCTCTTAAACAGCGGTATTCAACTGTTGTACCTGTTTTGGCGTTAATATGATATAAAGCCGACTCACCTTTAAGCCCCGTGCTTTCATATAATTTGTTGCCTATAAAAAAATAACCTTGAGTAAAATGTCTCGCATCTTTGGGAAGTTTTCCGATAACCTTGGCTTTAAAGACAGGTGTTTCAGTATCTTTTTGGGCGGTAACAATTTGATTGAGAACAGAGGTGCTTTTGGGGTCTGCAAAAACTTGTTTATAATCAAAGAATAAAAACGCCATGAGTAGTTGTAAGTAAAAGATGAAAATAAAAGAAAATGAGCTAATCTTTTTCAAGTGTTTGTAATTATGGTTGTTTTTTTTCAACATATTTTACTTCTTTGCTTTGATTTATCAATGGTTTCATTGTTTCCCTTTAAAAATAAAGCATAGCATATATATTGTTATGTTACAATCATATAATTTAAAATATTTTATCTCTCTATATATTATATTGATTTAATTGTTGTTATACCAATTGATAATTCATAAGTCGTTTGCTCCAAAATATAAAGCCAGTTGGGCGATCTGAGCACCCCACATAGTTAATAGATTGCCCAAGACGCTTGAATATTTGGAATATTATTCAAAACAAGACGCGATAAAGCCAAAACCTTTTAAAGTTAATATCACGGGAGTATTAGTTTTTACTGGATTACAAAAAAAAATAAGCTTACTCACGTCATTTGTTAAGATGCCAACATGGAATCGCCGTTAAAAGGAACCATGGTGCGTTTAAACTTTTGATGCCGTTAGGCATCAACTAATGCGTGGTGCGTTAGAGCGTTAGTTTTTGAATAGATTATAATAAATACAAATTTTTATATTTGTTTCACAAATAACTTACGTTTTTAATCGCCGTTAAAAGAAACCATGGTGCGTTCAAACTTTTGATGCCGATTAGGCATCAACTAATGCGTGGTGCGTTTGCGGGTACAGGGCGGCAGCCCTGTTGTGGGGAATGCAAAGGGCTTCACATAAAGCCCGTGCCCGCCGGAGGCGACCAATAAAGTTAATTTCACGGGAGCATTAGGGTTTTTAATAGATTATAATAAAAACAAGTTTTATTATAGGTATATGAGGCGACCAAAAGAGGTTTATTTCACAGGAGTGTAGGGTTTAAATAATAAAGTTATAATAAAAACAAGTTTTATTATAAGTATATGAGGCGACCAAAAGAGGTTTGTTTCGTGGGAGTATGAAGTTTAAATAATAAGGTTATAATAAAAACAAGTTTTATTATAGATATATGAGGCGACCAAAAGAGGTTTGTTTCACGGGAGTATGAAGTTTAAATAATAAAGTTATAATAAAAACAAGTTTTATTATAAGTATATGAGGCGACCCAAAGAGGTTTATTTCACGGGAGTATGAAGTTTAAATAATAAAGTTATAATAAAAACAAGTTTTATTATAAGTATATGAGGCGACCCAAAGAGGTTTATTTCACGGGAGTATGAAGTTTAAATAATAAAGTTATAATAAAAACAAGTTTTATTATAGATATATGAGACGCCCAATAAAGCTAATTTCGTGAGAGTATGAAGTTTAAATGATGAGATTATAATAAAAACAAGTTTTATTATAGGTATATGAGGCGACCAATAAACTTAATTTCACGGGAGTGTAGGGTTTAAATAATAAAGTTATTATACCAATTGATAATCCATATATCTTTGCCTTGGTTCAAAACCTGCGGCAATAATGGTTTTGTGAATGTCTTCTCTGGAGAGTGAAAAAGAAACCCCGGCGGCGGCAACAACATTTTCTTCTATCATTAAAGAACCAAAGTCGTTTGCACCAAAATATAAAGCCAGTTGGGCTACTTGAGCCCCCATTGTTACCCAAGACGCTTGAATGTTTGGAATATTATCCAAAACAAGACGCGATAAAGCCAAAATTCTTAAATATTCCATAGCCGGTGTGGGCGGAACATTAATATTTGTGTTTTCGGCTTGAAAAGTCCAAGGAATAAAGGCGGTAAAACCGTTACTTTTATCTTGGGTTTTTCTGACGGCAAAAAGATGTTCGAGGCGTTCTTCTTTGGTTTCTTCATGTCCAAACATCATGGTGGCTGTTGTCTTTAGACCAAGTTCATGGGCTTCAAGCATGATATTAAGCCAGTCTTGAGCCGGACATTTATTGGGTGAAACTTGTTTGCGAACACGATCAACAAGAATTTCGGCTCCGCCACCGGGAATTGAGTGCAAACCGGCCCCAATAAAGCGTTTTATTACTTCTTTTGTATCAATTCCTTCTTTTTGGGCAAAGAAATATATTTCCGGCGGTGAAAAGGCGTGGATATGAATAGAAGGAAACTCGTTTCGGATATAACTTAACATATCTTCGTAGAAACTTAAAGGCAAGTGAGGGTGATGTCCACCTTGCATTAAAATTTGAGTTCCGCCAAGGGCGATAGTTTCTTCGATTTTTTCCTTAAGCTCTTCTTTGCTTAATACATAACCTTGTTCATGATCAGGCGGACGAAAAAACGCACAAAAACGACAAGCACATACACAGACGTTAGAATAGTTAATGTTGCGGTCGGCAACATAAGTAACGATATTGTTCGGGTGTTTTTTCATTCTGATTTGATGAGCCAAAACGCCCAATAAGTGTAAAGAAGCCTCATTATATAAAGTTAAAGCGTCATTATAGTTAAGACGCTCGTTGTTTTGTATTTTATCGGCAATAGCCAGAACAGAGGGTGTTTCGTTTAAAAAAGACATATCGTTTTTTACCTGTGTTGATTTTATCGCTTGAAAGAAAGTTATTAATAAAGGCTATTGCAAAACTCTTTTTTGCGTGGTTTTGTCATCGTTTTATGTTCTGTATGTTATAGCATAAAACGTTTTAAGGCACAAAAAACACTACGAGATTATTCTGCAATAGTCTATAATAACAGTTTTATAAAAGTTCTGTCAAATCATGCTACTTGGTTTTAAAATTGTTTTATATTTTTTTGTGTTCTCGGTGGAAACAGTTTTTAAGGCTGTTTTGTTGTTATCTGTTTTGTATATAACATTTTTATTTTATTTATTATGTACTAATATAAAGTTAATCTTTAAATTTATGTTTGCAACCCGTTTAGACTCTTGCAAAAAGCGTTAAGTATTGCTACAATTCTAAAATTAAATAATAGTGTCTTATTTTATATTGGAGAAAATTAATGACCCGCAAAGATCGTACAGAAGGTATTTATAGTCGCCGTGAGGTATTAGACGAAAGTGAGCGTAAACAATACTATTTAATTCAGCTTAAGGAACTTTTGTCTTACGGCTATCGTTATTCTGAAGATGTAAAAAAGCGTTTTGATCGGGCTCAGTTTAATGTAGAAAAATTTAAACAGTTGTCAGACTTAAAACATATTCCTATTTTAAAGAAAAAAGAATTGATTTTTTTACAGTCGATGGGACCTCGCCTTGGGGGATTATTGACTAAGGATATAGGAGAGTTAAAACGTATTTTTCTTTCTCCCGGTCCTATTTTTGACCCTGAAGACAGACACGATGATTATTGGGGATATACCGAAGCTTTTTATTCTATCGGTTTTCGCCCCGGTGATGTTGTTCAAGTTACGTTTAACTACCACTTGTCTCCGGCTGGTTTAATGTTTGAAGAGCCACTACGCAACCTTAATTGTGCCGTTATGCCGGCAGGGCCGAGTAACGTGGCAACTCAGCTTGACGTAATGCAAAAACTCAGAGTCTCCGGCTATGTCGGAACTCCAAGTTATTTGATGCACTTAGCTCAAAAAGCCGAAGAAAAACGCCTTAATCTCAGAAAAGATTTATTTTTGGAAGTTGCTTTTGTTACCGGCGAAAAATTTTCTGAAAAAATGCGTTCTCAACTTGAAAAAATGTTTGATATGGTGATCCGCCAAGGTTACGGAACGGCTGATGTTGGTTGTATCGGCTATGAATGTTTCCAAAAAAACGGACTGCATATTTCTAACCGTGTTTACGTTGAAATTTGCGACCCTGATACCGGAATTCCGCTGAAAGACGGTGAAGTCGGCGAAATTATCGTTACTGCTTTCAATAAAACTTATCCTTTAATTCGTTTGGCGACGGGCGATCTTTCTTTTATAGAACGAGCTCCTTGTACTTGCGGACGCACTAGCCCAAGGCTTGGTAATATTGTCGGGCGTGTTGATACAACTGCAAGAATTAAAGGTATTTTTGTTTATCCACATCAGGTTGAACAAATCTTATCTAAATATGAAGAAATTAAACGTTGGCAAATTGAAGTTACTAACCCCGGTGGTGTTGATGAACTTACTTTATGTGTTGAAGCCAGCACCTTTAAACGTGAAGATGAATTGTTACATACTTTCCGTGAAAAAATTAAATTAAGACCTACTTTGAAAGTTTTGGCTCCGGGTTCTTTACCTGTAAATTCAAAACCTATTGAAGACAAGAGAATTTGGGATTAATAAGTTTATGTTAGGCATAAAAAAACTCATCAATAAACACGAGCCAATAAAAATTTTCTCCGATTTTTTCGTACTGTTGTTTTTATTTTTGTTTTTATTGATGAGTGGTGCCTGTGTTAAAACTTCCAATAAAAATCTTGAGGCGTTAAGCCAAGAGGTTTCGCCAGTTCCTTATACCGAAGAAACGAATAGATTTTATGATGCAAACGGCAATGAACTCAGTTTTGATAAGCTTCTCTCAGAGTTAGTCAAAGCTGATTATTTATTGATTGGTGAACGCCATACTTCATTGGAACAACACAAAGTTCAAGGTTTGATCATAAAAGCATTGTCAGAAAAAATTAAAGCTTTACCCGTTGAAAATAGTGATTTTTCAAAGCTCTATTTGGCTCGCATGGGTATCGGTCTGGAAATGTTGCCCTTTAATGAAAATCAAAGGCTCTATAAAATTTATCGTAAGGGTTTGAACGGTAAAGCTCTTTCTCTTGAGGCGTTTTCAGAAAAAATAAACTGGCTTGAAAATTGGGGTTTCCCTATAGAATATTATGCGAGTCCTTTAAACTTTGCACTTACAAATAATATTCCGCTTTTTGGTTTAAATGCAAATAAAAAATTGCTTCAGGCAGTAAGAGAAAGCGAACCAAAGGCAATTAACCAACTCTCAGACAAAGAAAGACAAAAACTTG
This window harbors:
- a CDS encoding glutaminyl-peptide cyclotransferase; translated protein: MLKKNNHNYKHLKKISSFSFIFIFYLQLLMAFLFFDYKQVFADPKSTSVLNQIVTAQKDTETPVFKAKVIGKLPKDARHFTQGYFFIGNKLYESTGLKGESALYHINAKTGTTVEYRCLREYFAEGGTELNGHIHLLTWQDKVRFIIDPKTLKIIETKPLSGEGWGICNADLDNTKPLLWYSDGSATLRLMKVHKNFDWEQIKQITVYDPKDKKPVDCLNELEFINGYIFANIWKSNKIAIIDPNNVGKDGFVPVMAWLDCQDLFKEQCNENKHNMYWNAESSVLNGIAWNKEKQKLFVTGKLWNKSYELSLPNLVLESVQ
- the mqnC gene encoding cyclic dehypoxanthinyl futalosine synthase encodes the protein MSFLNETPSVLAIADKIQNNERLNYNDALTLYNEASLHLLGVLAHQIRMKKHPNNIVTYVADRNINYSNVCVCACRFCAFFRPPDHEQGYVLSKEELKEKIEETIALGGTQILMQGGHHPHLPLSFYEDMLSYIRNEFPSIHIHAFSPPEIYFFAQKEGIDTKEVIKRFIGAGLHSIPGGGAEILVDRVRKQVSPNKCPAQDWLNIMLEAHELGLKTTATMMFGHEETKEERLEHLFAVRKTQDKSNGFTAFIPWTFQAENTNINVPPTPAMEYLRILALSRLVLDNIPNIQASWVTMGAQVAQLALYFGANDFGSLMIEENVVAAAGVSFSLSREDIHKTIIAAGFEPRQRYMDYQLV
- a CDS encoding phenylacetate--CoA ligase family protein, whose translation is MTRKDRTEGIYSRREVLDESERKQYYLIQLKELLSYGYRYSEDVKKRFDRAQFNVEKFKQLSDLKHIPILKKKELIFLQSMGPRLGGLLTKDIGELKRIFLSPGPIFDPEDRHDDYWGYTEAFYSIGFRPGDVVQVTFNYHLSPAGLMFEEPLRNLNCAVMPAGPSNVATQLDVMQKLRVSGYVGTPSYLMHLAQKAEEKRLNLRKDLFLEVAFVTGEKFSEKMRSQLEKMFDMVIRQGYGTADVGCIGYECFQKNGLHISNRVYVEICDPDTGIPLKDGEVGEIIVTAFNKTYPLIRLATGDLSFIERAPCTCGRTSPRLGNIVGRVDTTARIKGIFVYPHQVEQILSKYEEIKRWQIEVTNPGGVDELTLCVEASTFKREDELLHTFREKIKLRPTLKVLAPGSLPVNSKPIEDKRIWD